The Rhododendron vialii isolate Sample 1 chromosome 6a, ASM3025357v1 genome includes a window with the following:
- the LOC131331049 gene encoding glucose-6-phosphate isomerase, cytosolic, which translates to MASSTLICDTEQWKDLKAHVDDIKKTHLCELMSNTERCNSMMVEFDGLLLDYSRQCATLETMDKLFKLAEAAGLKGKINRMFNGERINSTENRCVLHVALRAPRDAVLNCDGKNTVPDVWQVLDKIREFSERVRSGSWVGATGKPLKDVVAIGIGGSFLGPLFVHTALQTDPEASEFARGRQLRFLANVDPIDVARNITGLNPDTTLVVVVSKTFTTAETMLNARTMREWISSALGPEAVAKHMVAVSTNLTLVEQFGIDPNNAFAFWDWVGGRYSVCSAVGVLPLALQYGFSVVEKFLQGASSVDKHFYSAPFDKNIPVLLGLLSIWNVSFLGHPARAILPYSQALEKLAPHIQQVSMESNGKGVSIDGVPLPYESGEIDFGEPGTNGQHSFYQLIHQGRVVPCDFIGVVKSQQPVYLKGEVVSNHDELMSNFFAQPDALAYGKTPQQLQNENVPHHLIPHKTFPGNRPSLSLLLPSLSAYNIGQLLAMYEHRIAVEGFIWGINSFDQWGVELGKSLASQVRKQLHASRKKGGPVEGFNFSTTTMLKRYLEESADVPQDPPTLLPHM; encoded by the exons ATGGCTTCATCTACTCTTATCTGTGACACGGAGCAATGGAAGGACTTGAAG GCCCATGTCGACGACATTAAAAAGACACATTTATGTGAATTGATGAGCAACACTGAGCGATGCAACTCCATGATGGT TGAATTCGATGGGCTACTATTGGACTACTCACGGCAATGTGCTACCCTCGAAACAATGGATAAGCTATTCAAATTGGCAGAG GCAGCAGGTCTCAAAGGAAAAATTAACAGGATGTTTAACGGGGAGCGG ATAAACAGCACGGAGAACAGGTGTGTCCTTCATGTAGCTCTCCGTGCTCCAAGGGATGCAGTTTTAAACTGCGATGGAAAGAATACGGTCCCAGATGTTTGGCAAGTTCTGGACAAGATCAGGGAATTCTCTGAGAGGGTGCGCAGTGGTTCCTGG GTTGGAGCTACAGGAAAACCACTGAAGGATGTTGTAGCTATTGGCATAGGTGGCAGCTTCTTAGGTCCTCTTTTTGTGCATACAGCTCTTCAAACAG ATCCAGAGGCTTCTGAATTTGCAAGAGGACGCCAACTGCGCTT TCTTGCAAATGTTGATCCAATTGACGTTGCTAGAAATATTACTGGGTTGAATCCTGACACTACGTTAG TTGTGGTGGTTTCTAAGACTTTTACAACAGCTGAAACAATGTTGAATGCTCGGACAATGAGGGAATGGATTTCATCTGCTTTGGG GCCGGAGGCAGTTGCGAAGCACATGGTTGCTGTCAGTACTAATCTAACG CTTGTAGAACAGTTTGGTATTGATCCTAATAATGCTTTTGCATTCTGGGACTGGGTCGGAGGCCGATATAGTG TTTGCAGCGCTGTTGGAGTATTGCCTTTAGCTCTCCAATACGGGTTCTCCGTTGTCGAGAA GTTCCTGCAGGGAGCTTCAAGCGTCGACAAACACTTCTATTCAGCACCTTTTGATAAAAACATTCCC GTGCTTTTAGGTTTGTTGAGCATATGGAATGTTTCTTTTCTTGGACACCCTGCAAGG GCCATTTTACCTTATTCTCAAGCCTTGGAGAAGCTTGCGCCTCATATTCAACAG GTTAGTATGGAAAGTAACGGGAAAGGGGTGTCAATTGATGGTGTGCCTCTTCCCTATGAGAGTGGTGAAATTGATTTCGGTGAACCAGGAACAAATGGTCAGCATAGCTTTTACCAATTAATTCACCAG GGGCGTGTAGTTCCTTGTGATTTTATTGGTGTTGTGAAGAGTCAGCAACCTGTGTATCTGAAAG GTGAAGTGGTGAGTAACCACGATGAGCTCATGTCGAACTTTTTTGCACAGCCAGATGCCCTAGCTTATGGGAAG ACACCACAACAGTTACAAAATGAGAATGTCCCCCACCATCTTATCCCTCACAAG ACCTTCCCAGGCAATCGGCCTTCTCTCAGTCTTCTGCTTCCATCATTGAGTGCTTACAATATTGGACAG TTGCTGGCAATGTATGAACACAGAATTGCTGTTGAGGGCTTCATTTGGGGTATTAACTCCTTCGATCAGTGGGGAGTGGAGTTAGGAAAG TCACTGGCTTCCCAAGTCAGAAAGCAACTTCATGCATCTCGTAAGAAAGGAGGACCTGTTGAGGGCTTCAATTTCAGTACCACAACAATGTTGAAGAGATATCTAGAG GAGAGTGCAGATGTACCTCAAGATCCACCTACTCTTCTTCCTCATATGTGA
- the LOC131331047 gene encoding uncharacterized protein LOC131331047, with protein sequence MATRSDFAQKLLNDLRMRKERMAASQGSSHSSRMAGEAHGKMSPNYKGSRQMKASQSASSTSRPASSQRRSSNSTRSPNLEETSNQLVPYGGGRNTRQTGNLSMALAIAFEHGAKLTKLDSSGRNSSMLSFLLGKSERSSSFRMSGSSSQFFPTFSQAHINEISKGAQKLNQILTACSNGLSFDGYSIEIGKELLKGAMDLEESLRMLVNLQEAEEYMIPPQRKNRIRLLEEGEEDEESTVKISEQKQVARPRFSFDKPSRKVTNTSSSEAPSLSRKQAVSNLMLVPHKRSASCGPDFRPLAAFSELKDHTTPSQAKTDKGKIPNVIAKLMGLEELPQVADSKSTAKVSSSKQKEEMVSKKIPHTSTKNAVPHLSIEKKLVQSKYTGAAKSPSSISESRDIQVARNAISESVVPNGTLLWKDQQSNIGQLYKFMGSQNEFQEARREDNSMHRRQTTMKGEETKQPVQKDDVQKHKTLEAVNKIRGKESSLQEEKRNGNRIPPSNPKKPQYDHGMHQQQTQPTSELQEDKNQAENKEQQHAKQKVKFIKQKGIDAEPKDPSQSMHDAIGLQMKQHYGNQEIHNKRSSTEVKGERPLKWLPKSKNQEELSAYGSLTKLKIHTRNSKNGNSDQNAYPRELGSEKDNAKGSIPSIAKEKPDHFPTMRKKDNHMKVHKSESPRNIDVLTRRNGTLRNSRPLKHQIPILHGMKQKRLEKTSSSKGTEQVSSSFSKEATAQNLRPRESEASIELQNVALPQNKEGEQAPNLYSSEADELHMQSITQFPIPNETCQSKLSALSAVPIDSQYQAPVFIEGHEQKSLETASSPLMGVDGGNTEITCLPLHEQKDIPAPRPQENLTENEINLKKILIKSQIFLNTAEVLFKLNIPFDVLPVTEYGHQDEDSNLVLDCGFEIMKRKGRRQELTVHSHLNISIISMKVTSLDDLVKQIYKDLGKLKFNDLNGCDGYKEAEHLRKMLTRDVQNRDADVNGMWDLGWHEMMFAILEKDELVRDVEKYLLNGVIDEVMTDLLDLSVVLFD encoded by the exons GATGGCTGCATCTCAGGGCTCGAGCCATTCGTCCCGGATGGCTGGAG AGGCGCATGGAAAGATGTCACCAAATTACAAAGGCTCCCGACAAATGAAGGCATCACAATCA GCTAGTTCCACTTCCAGACCAGCAAGCTCACAGAGAAGGTCGAGCAATAGCACCAGATCCCCTAACCTTGAAGAAACTTCAAATCAGCTTGTTCCTTACGGAGGAGGCCGAAATACACGACAAACGGGAAATTTATCCATGGCCCTTGCTATTGCTTTTGAACATGGAGCCAAACTCACTAAATTGGACTCCTCCGGCAGAAATAGTTCAATGCTGAGTTTCCTGCTCGGGAAGTCTGAAAGAAGCAGCAGCTTCCGGATGAGTGGATCTTCAAGCCAGTTTTTCCCCACCTTCTCCCAAGCCCACATAAATGAGATATCGAAAGGGGCACAGAAATTGAACCAAATCCTAACAGCTTGCTCCAATGGCCTCAGCTTTGATGGGTATTCAATAGAAATTGGAAAGGAACTGCTGAAAGGTGCCATGGATTTAGAAGAGTCATTGAGAATGCTTGTGAACCTTCAGGAAGCTGAGGAGTACATGATTCCCCCTCAGAGAAAGAACCGAATAAGATTGCTGGAGGAGGGTGAAGAGGATGAAGAAAGCACAGTCAAAATATCTGAACAGAAGCAAGTTGCTAGGCCAAGGTTCTCCTTCGATAAGCCCTCAAGGAAGGTTACAAATACATCCTCAAGTGAGGCTCCAAGTCTTTCCAGAAAACAAGCTGTGAGTAACTTAATGTTGGTGCCTCACAAGAGGTCAGCTAGTTGTGGCCCTGATTTCAGACCACTTGCGGCATTCTCAGAACTGAAGGATCACACAACACCATCACAGGCAAAAACAGATAAAGGCAAAATTCCGAATGTGATTGCTAAACTTATGGGACTTGAAGAACTACCACAAGTTGCAGATTCAAAGAGCACAGCGAAAGTATCAAGCTCAAAGCAGAAAGAAGAGATGGTTTCAAAGAAGATCCCACACACAAGTACCAAAAATGCTGTTCCACATCTGTCTATAGAGAAAAAATTAGTACAATCCAAATATACAGGAGCAGCTAAATCACCAAGTTCAATTTCAGAGTCTCGGGATATCCAAGTGGCTCGAAATGCCATCTCTGAATCAGTGGTTCCAAATGGAACActgctctggaaggaccagcaAAGCAACATAGGCCAGTTGTACAAATTTATGGGAAGCCAAAACGAATTTCAGGAGGCGAGAAGAGAGGATAATTCAATGCACAGACGACAAACAACTATGAAAGGGGAAGAAACCAAGCAACCGGTCCAAAAGGATGATGTCCAGAAACATAAAACTTTGGAAGCTGTGAATAAAATCAGAGGTAAGGAAAGCAGtcttcaagaagaaaaaagaaacggaAACAGAATTCCTCCAAGCAATCCAAAAAAGCCCCAGTATGATCATGGAATGCATCAACAGCAAACCCAACCAACATCTGAGCTTCAAGAAGATAAGAATCAAGCAGAAAATAAAGAGCAGcaacatgcaaaacaaaagGTCAAGTTCATAAAACAGAAAGGAATTGATGCAGAACCCAAGGATCCATCACAATCAATGCATGATGCTATTGGTTTGCAAATGAAGCAGCACTATGGAAACCAAGAAATACATAATAAAAGAAGTTCTACAGAAGTTAAGGGTGAACGGCCATTGAAATGGCTGCCAAAAAGCAAAAACCAGGAAGAACTTAGTGCATATGGAAGTTTAACTAAGTTGAAGATCCATACGAGGAATTCAAAGAATGGAAACTCCGATCAAAATGCATATCCACGAGAATTAGGATCTGAAAAAGACAATGCAAAAGGAAGCATTCCATCTATTGCAAAAGAGAAACCTGACCACTTCCCAACCATGCGAAAAAAGGACAATCATATGAAAGTGCATAAAAGTGAGAGCCCCCGAAATATAGATGTACTGACAAGAAGGAATGGAACTCTCCGTAACTCAAGGCCACTCAAGCATCAGATTCCGATATTGCATGGAATGAAGCAGAAGAGGCTTGAAAAGACCAGCAGTTCAAAAGGAACAGAACAGGTGAGTAGCAGCTTCTCCAAAGAAGCAACAGCACAGAACCTCCGTCCCAGGGAATCAGAAGCAAGTATTGAATTGCAGAATGTGGCACTACCACAGAATAAAGAAGGCGAACAGGCTCCAAATTTGTACAGTTCTGAGGCAGATGAGCTCCACATGCAAAGCATAACACAGTTCCCTATTCCAAATGAAACT TGCCAAAGCAAACTCTCAGCACTATCTGCAGTACCTATTGATAGCCAATACCAAGCACCTGTTTTCATCGAGGGTCATGAACAGAAGTCTCTGGAAACTGCATCAAGTCCACTTATGG GAGTTGATGGAGGAAACACCGAAATCACTTGCCTTCCACTGCATGAACAGAAGGATATTCCGGCACCACGACCACAAGAGAACCTGACGGAAAACGAAATAAATCTCAAGAAGATATTGATCAAAAGTCAAATTTTCCTGAACACGGCAGAGGTACTGTTCAAACTGAACATACCCTTTGACGTCCTTCCTGTCACTGAATATGGCCATCAAGATGAAGACAGCAACCTTGTATTAGACTGTGGGTTCgaaataatgaaaagaaaaggacgaAGACAGGAGCTCACTGTTCATTCCCACCTCAACATATCAATCATCTCCATGAAGGTAACATCTCTGGATGACTTGGTGAAGCAAATATATAAGGACTTGGGAAAGTTGAAATTCAACGACTTGAACGGGTGTGATGGATATAAGGAAGCAGAGCACCTGCGAAAAATGCTCACGAGAGACGTTCAAAATAGAGATGCAGATGTGAACGGTATGTGGGACTTGGGTTGGCACGAGATGATGTTTGCGATTCTTGAGAAAGATGAGCTCGTAAGGGATGTGGAGAAGTATTTACTCAACGGAGTGATAGATGAGGTCATGACAGATCTGCTTGATCTGAGTGTTGTTTTATTTGACTGA